The Psychroflexus sp. ALD_RP9 region CTGCTGAACTTGAAAATGAAATATCTAAAGTAAAATCTTCGGTTAGTTCATCTTCAGATAATTTTTCAGATGCATCTCGTTTCTATTCACCTTTGGTTAAAAATATTGCTAAAGAAGAAGGTATTTCGCTAGAAGAACTCGAAAAGGTTGAAGGTTCTGGCTTAGAAGGTCGCGTCACTAAAGAAGACATGTTAACCTATGTAGAAAATAGAAACAAAGCACCTCAAAAAACAAAAGAAGCTACAACACAAGCGAATTCAGCAAAAGCATTACCCAAAACGGAAACACCTGTCAATATCAACGCTGAGGATGAAGTAATTGAAATGACAAGAATGGGTAAATTGATTGCTAGTCACATGGTAGCTAGTAAACAAACATCTGCACATGTACAATCATTTATTGAAGTTGATGTAACCAATATTTGGAACTGGAGAAATAAACATAAACAAACTTTCCAAGAACGTGAGGGCGAAAAATTAACCTTTACTCCTATTTTTATGGAAGCAGTTGCAAAAGCAATAAAAGACTTCCCAATGATTAATATTTCATTAAACGGCGATCAAATTGTCAAGAAGAAACACATCAATTTAGGGATGGCTGCAGCTCTACCAAATGGGGATTTGATTGTACCTGTAATTAAGGATGCAGATCAATTAAATTTATTAGGCATGGCTAAACAAGTTAATGATTTAGCAAACCGAGCGAGAATTGGCAAACTAAAACCTGATGAAACACAAGGTGGAACTTACACTGTTACTAATGTTGGAACATTTGGAAGCGTTTTAGGAACACCTATTATAAATCAGCCACAAGTTGGTATTTTAGCTTTAGGAGCAATTAGAAAAGTTCCAGCTGTAATTGAAACACCAGAAGGCGATTTTATTGGTATTCGTTATAAGATGTTCTTATCTCATTCTTATGACCACCGTGTGGTTAATGGAGCGCTTGGCGGCCAATTTGTACAACGAGTAGCTCAATATTTAGAAGCATTTGATACAAACAGAACTGTTTAAAACCGTTCTTCATACCGAAAACAAGAGATAAAAAACCAAGCCAGTTAGGGCTTGGTTTTTTTATTTAATCTATTTTTTTAATCAGCTACAGGAGTATATGTTTCATCTAAATAATCAGGTGTACCATTGCCATTAGTATCAGGAAAACTTGGCTCTCCTGTTTGTTCGTCAATAATAATTTCATTTATAGTTAAAACACGATCATTATCGTCGTCGTTATCAAGATAATTAGGTGCTGTATCTCCATCTGTATCATCATTATTTAAGCGTCTATCATTATTAAGATCTTCCATCCAACTAGGGATGCCATCTCGATCATGATCTGATAAATTAGAACGGTAAAGCTGGAATGAAAAAATTATAGGTCTATAAGCACCTATACCTGAAGTAACAGGTGGTGATGCAAAATAACCAAGACCTGACGGGATAAAAACAGCCCCAATACCAAAATCATCATTAAAAGTAATAGTTCCATCTAAGTTTTCATCTAAACCAGTAGAGCCTCTAAATTCTGGCAGAACTTCATAAAACCCTCTAACTACTTGTGTTAAGTCGAACCAAACTGCATTGGGAGAGACATCAAAAACATCACCATCAAGTGTAAACCCTTCATAAGTAACTAGAGTTGAATCTGCAAATTTGGGTTGACGTTGTGATGGTGCTCCTTCACGAAATTTTAAATAATACATTTCGTACTCAATATCATTATTGATTACAGTCTTAGATTCTAGCAAATCAGAATCCAATATTGGTGTTTGATTACTATTCTCACCAGCTATTGTGTCAAATACAATTCGTTGATAGTTATTATTACTAGGATTTGTCTCAAATCGATAAAAATGTGTTGCTAAAAAATCTTCGATTTGAGTAGCATTTTCATCACGAACTTCAGTTTCATCACGGAGTTCTAGAGTATTACCTCCATCGTCATCATCACCACAGCTGATATTTAAAAACAGGACACTAATTAATACTAAAAAACTTATTCTTTTCATTAACTTTACTTTTGGGTGCAAGATACAATTTTCTTGTATTTTTGTTTAAGTTGAACTCTAAATCGTTACTATTATTATGCGCATTGATAAATACTTATGGTCTGTTAGATACTTCAAAACAAGAAGCATTGCTACAAAGGCTTGCAGAAAAGGTCATGTTCGCATAAATAATGATGTTGTAAAACCTTCTAGAGAGGTTTATCCTTCAGATCGTATCCAAGTTCGCAAAAATCAAATTAATTATCAAATAGAGGTTATTGACTTACCGAAATCTCGTGTTGGAGCTAAGCTTGTTAGTATATATTGCATAGACAAAACACCTAAGGAAGACTTAAACAAATTAGAGTTACTAAAACATACGCAAGATTACTATAGAAAAAAAGGCACAGGAAGACCCACTAAGAAAGACCGTCGCGAAATTGATGATTGGTTAGACCCTGAAAAAGAAGATAAACATGAAAATTAACACCAAAATAATTTTAAATCACCAAGATACGCTTAATAAAATTAATAGGATTGCCTATCAGATAATTGAAAGGCACTATGAAGTAGATGAATTAATTATTGCAGGAATAGAAGCTAAAGGATATCAGTTAGCAGAACTTTTGGCTAATGTTATTGAAAAAGCACAATCTTCAAAAAAAATTAGTCTCATCAAAATAAATATAAACAAAAAACAACCAATTAATAATGTGTCAATAAGTTCAGATTTGAATCGATTAGAATCTAAACATATTGTTGTCGTTGATGATGTTTTAAATTCTGGGAAAACTTTAATCTATGCTGTCAATTATTTATTAAAATGTGAAACTAACAGCATAAGCACAGCAGTTTTAGTAGACAGAAGTCATAAGAAATACCCTGTAAAAGCTGATTTTAAAGGCTTATCACTATCTACATCAATGAATAATCACGTAGAGGTAGATTTGAGTAATAAACAAAATTATTTCACGACATTAAGTTAATAATCTCATTAGATATTTCATAAGGTGTTTTATCATTGACATTTACTCTATGTTTTGCCTTTGAGTAGACATGGTGTCTCTCAAATAAATGTTTTCTTATGAAATCTTCTAGCGCACAACTACTTTTTATGTGAGCAATAAGCGGACGGTTAGAATCTAAAAACAACCTCTCCACGAGAAGTTCAAGATTAGCTTCTAAGTAAACGCT contains the following coding sequences:
- a CDS encoding phosphoribosyltransferase family protein, whose protein sequence is MKINTKIILNHQDTLNKINRIAYQIIERHYEVDELIIAGIEAKGYQLAELLANVIEKAQSSKKISLIKININKKQPINNVSISSDLNRLESKHIVVVDDVLNSGKTLIYAVNYLLKCETNSISTAVLVDRSHKKYPVKADFKGLSLSTSMNNHVEVDLSNKQNYFTTLS
- a CDS encoding dihydrolipoamide acetyltransferase family protein — protein: MAKIELKLPKMGESVAEATITNWLKEIGDSIEADEAVLEIATDKVDSEVPSEVDGVLVEKRFEVDDVVEVGQTIAIIEVEGEAEVNNDHNEEASTKTDKTSTKNSEAAELENEISKVKSSVSSSSDNFSDASRFYSPLVKNIAKEEGISLEELEKVEGSGLEGRVTKEDMLTYVENRNKAPQKTKEATTQANSAKALPKTETPVNINAEDEVIEMTRMGKLIASHMVASKQTSAHVQSFIEVDVTNIWNWRNKHKQTFQEREGEKLTFTPIFMEAVAKAIKDFPMINISLNGDQIVKKKHINLGMAAALPNGDLIVPVIKDADQLNLLGMAKQVNDLANRARIGKLKPDETQGGTYTVTNVGTFGSVLGTPIINQPQVGILALGAIRKVPAVIETPEGDFIGIRYKMFLSHSYDHRVVNGALGGQFVQRVAQYLEAFDTNRTV
- a CDS encoding FKBP-type peptidyl-prolyl cis-trans isomerase; amino-acid sequence: MKRISFLVLISVLFLNISCGDDDDGGNTLELRDETEVRDENATQIEDFLATHFYRFETNPSNNNYQRIVFDTIAGENSNQTPILDSDLLESKTVINNDIEYEMYYLKFREGAPSQRQPKFADSTLVTYEGFTLDGDVFDVSPNAVWFDLTQVVRGFYEVLPEFRGSTGLDENLDGTITFNDDFGIGAVFIPSGLGYFASPPVTSGIGAYRPIIFSFQLYRSNLSDHDRDGIPSWMEDLNNDRRLNNDDTDGDTAPNYLDNDDDNDRVLTINEIIIDEQTGEPSFPDTNGNGTPDYLDETYTPVAD
- a CDS encoding RNA-binding S4 domain-containing protein, with protein sequence MRIDKYLWSVRYFKTRSIATKACRKGHVRINNDVVKPSREVYPSDRIQVRKNQINYQIEVIDLPKSRVGAKLVSIYCIDKTPKEDLNKLELLKHTQDYYRKKGTGRPTKKDRREIDDWLDPEKEDKHEN